In one Fusarium falciforme chromosome 5, complete sequence genomic region, the following are encoded:
- a CDS encoding NmrA domain-containing protein, whose amino-acid sequence MSSQKLIVILGATGNQGGSVATTFLQDPDWKVRALTRNASSSKAQALASRGAEVVEADIDKPSTLTAAFEGANTIFAVSDFWGLYEDPANREKAKPGQALNEWAGEHETQQLKNVIDEAAKVSTLERFIISALSDATKWSQGKYKHVYHFDSKARAVVYAEKTYPELWAKTSVYQAGLFLSNFVQNPLTQPIKNADGVVQFIGHIEQDVKLPFIAAEEDSGPFVKALLQQPAGVNLIGYREWISAREAADALTRATGLKAEVVTLPKGHFPPGVPEDLKAELEDNFAYFNEFGYEGRDDPSLIHPRDLKFPPSLETSEDYFRKQDWNKVFGA is encoded by the exons ATGTCCTCTCAGaagctcatcgtcatcctcggaGCCACTGGCAACCAAGGCGGCTCCGTTGCAACCACGTTCCTCCAAGACCCCGACTGGAAAGTCCGCGCCCTGACCCGAAACGCCTCAAGCTCCAAAGCCCAAGCCCTTGCGTCTCGTGGCGCCGAGGTCGTCGAGGCAGATATTGACAAGCCGTCTACTCTCACGGCTGCGTTTGAGGGCGCCAACACCATCTTCGCCGTCAGCGACTTTTGGGGTCTATACGAAGACCCTGCCAACAGGGAAAAGGCCAAGCCGGGACAGGCTCTTAACGAGTGGGCTGGTGAGCATGAGACGCAACAGCTCAAGAACGTCATcgacgaggctgccaaggtcTCGACTCTCGAGCGGTTCATCATCTCAGCTCTCTCGGATGCGACAAAGTGGTCCCAGGGAAAGTACAAGCACGTGTACCACTTTGACTCCAAGGCCAGAGCGGTCGTGTACGCGGAGAAGACCTACCCCGAGCTCTGGGCCAAGACCAGCGTCTACCAGGCAGGTCTTTTCCTGAGCAACTTTGTCCAGAACCCCCTTACCCAACCCATCAAG AACGCCGACGGAGTCGTCCAGTTCATCGGACACATAGAACAAGACGTCAAGCTCCCCTTCATCGCCGCTGAAGAAGACTCCGGCCCCTTTGTCAAGGCTCTCCTGCAGCAGCCCGCGGGCGTCAACCTCATCGGCTACAGAGAATGGATCTCGGCCCGTGAAGCGGCTGATGCACTCACAAGGGCCACGGGCCTCAAGGCAGAAGTCGTCACCCTCCCCAAGGGCCATTTCCCTCCTGGTGTTCCTGAAGACTTGAAGGCTGAGCTCGAGGATAACTTTGCCTATTTTAACGAATTTGGCTACGAGGGCAGAGATGACCCTAGTCTGATTCATCCCCGAGAC TTGAAGTTCCCCCCATCCCTTGAGACCTCTGAGGACTATTTCAGGAAGCAGGATTGGAACAAGGTCTTTGGTGCTTAA
- a CDS encoding Peptidase S53 domain-containing protein → MMAISLLKTWGLLLIAATTVARPVVVESLGETPEGWEESSSPAPDKPIELSIGLESEDHLLLERTLSEISDPSHANYGKHLSRDAAKALLHPSRTATESVKRWLSDAGVLEHHIRDEGQWLHIRTTVGQADSLLSTRFGIFARDDEQVVRTREYSVPIEVRDHITTIQPTTFFPSEKKARAVEDLTFLEKREEGHEVRAYGNNNDGNHGGNGPIDLQQCKAQLTPACLRKIYKMPLRSYPRAHRKSEYGIIGFLEQNAQFSDLEEFLNRFAPDLKGSNFSVSLVNGGLNQQTHNVAQIEANMDIQYAIALADEVPVRFISVGGMNPNLIPDLDFQAINATNRQYPEPWLELLQYLFNLPNSNLPKVISLSYGSNEQHISKSYARQFCNMFGQLGTRGVSVIAAAGNTGPGFSCKSNDGRNKTKFLPTFPGSCPYVTSVGGTEGNSPEIAWNRSSGGFSEVFSRPWWQEQTVKEYLKKHGKEWKGYYNPNGRAYPDVAALAWNHQIMLRGNQTFGGGTSVAAPTFGAMIALINNQRFKKGKPPMGFLNPWLYKTGRAGFTDIAQGKSVGCTGESYIRLPSPVIPNAGWKAVEGWDPVTGWGTPLFDRLQRLAT, encoded by the exons atgatggctATCAGTCTTCTCAAAACTTGggggcttctcctcatcgctGCGACAACCGTTGCAAGACCTGTTGTGGTTGAATCACTGGGCGAGACTCCTGAGGGTTGGGAGGAATCCAGCTCTCCTGCCCCCGACAAGCCTATTGAACTCTCCATCGGCCTTGAGTCTGAGGATcacctccttctcgagcGCACTCTCAGCGAAATCTCGGACCCCTCTCATGCCAACTATGGCAAGCACCTCTCTCGCGATGCCGCCAAAGCCCTGCTCCACCCCTCTCGCACTGCTACGGAATCCGTCAAGCGCTGGCTCTCTGATGCTGGAGTGCTAGAGCACCATATCCGTGATGAAGGCCAGTGGCTTCATATTCGAACCACGGTCGGCCAGGCCGATAGTCTTCTCAGCACCCGCTTTGGTATCTTTGCTCGCGACGATGAACAAGTTGTGAGAACGAGAGAATACTCAGTCCCCATCGAAGTCCGCGACCATATCACCACCATCCAGCCCACAACCTTCTTCCCCAGCGAGAAAAAGGCACGCGCTGTTGAGGACTTGACAttcttggagaagagggaggaaGGTCACGAGGTGAGGGCCTACGGCAACAACAACGACGGCAACCATGGTGGTAATGGACCAATTGACCTGCAACAGTGCAAAGCACAGCTCACCCCAGCCTGCTTGCGGAAGATCTACAAGATGCCTTTGCGGAGCTACCCAAGGGCACACCGAAAGTCGGAGTACGGCATCATTGGCTTCCTTGAA CAAAATGCCCAGTTTTCCGATCTTGAAGAGTTTCTCAACCGGTTTGCGCCCGACTTGAAGGGTTCCAACTTCTCCGTTTCCCTTGTCAACGGAGGGCTGAACCAGCAAACCCACAACGTTGCTCAAATTGAAGCCAACATGGATATTCAATATGCCATCGCACTCGCCGACGAGGTGCCCGTTCGGTTCATCTCTGTTGGGGGTATGAACCCAAACCTCATCCCTGATCTCGA CTTTCAGGCGATCAATGCAACCAACAGACAGTACCCCGAACCCTGGCTCGAACTTCTGCAATACCTCTTCAACCTTCCTAACTCGAACCTCCCCAAGGTCATATCTCTCTCATATGGATCGAATGAGCAGCACATCTCAAAGTCCTATGCTCGCCAATTCTGCAACATGTTTGGCCAACTTGGCACTCGCGGCGTATCAGTGATTGCGGCCGCTGGTAATACGGGCCCAGGTTTCTCTTGCAAGTCTAACGACGGCAGGAATAAGACCAAGTTCCTCCCTACATTCCCAGGCTCATGCCCCTACGTGACCTCTGTGGGAGGCACAGAGGGAAATAGCCCGGAAATTGCCTGGAACCGATCCAGCGGTGGCTTTTCGGAAGTCTTTTCACGTCCTTGGTGGCAGGAACAGACTGTGAAGGAATACCTCAAGAAGCACGGCAAGGAGTGGAAGGGATACTACAACCCCAACGGTAGAGCTTACCCAGATGTGGCGGCTCTTGCATGGAACCACCAGATCATGCTCCGCGGCAACCAGACTTTTGGTGGTGGAACAAG CGTTGCAGCTCCAACATTTGGCGCTATGATTGCACTCATCAACAATCAGAGATTTAAGAAGGGTAAGCCCCCGATGGGCTTCCTGAACCCCTGGCTCTACAAGACTGGCAGAGCAGGCTTCACCGA CATCGCCCAAGGCAAGTCTGTAGGCTGTACGGGTGAGAGTTACATTCGACTTCCTTCGCCCGTAATCCCCAATGCTGGTTGGAAAGCGGTCGAAGGGTGGGATCCTGTCACTGGCTGGGGCACTCCTCTGTTTGATCGACTGCAGAGACTGGCTACCTAG